In Hydractinia symbiolongicarpus strain clone_291-10 chromosome 13, HSymV2.1, whole genome shotgun sequence, a single genomic region encodes these proteins:
- the LOC130623813 gene encoding uncharacterized protein LOC130623813 → MDHWTLLKAIVICCVLNTPESFQLHLNSTNADHKEIHQNCIECERVTRITLMPLSSIYFHEIRKNLFLPHVLSDHSKLELIDLKETCLKPVLTMNIKTHSNKIKQKPAKRKSIFYVRGNQFRRWFSYLSDLVGEYLPSRNSICVECVRRKKIIPVSKLKRTKYEEFKLLLYGPFVRRNTHSLTCQLPQNGKISSKFVQQNYSNVNENGSFKREENKRNSNYTGWFTDINKYFQSHLSSRKDSQEIIVETQEKITSQSRFSLFKDEEWYYWFGRVLRLTCLSKIDYHPHLKKEKKSLYQNESSNPDASRNDSSTLSPIASANGTLETAQMTDGVSRDVWYEHWFYHFNSYFKSKPSRTGVNTSDVLDEDKRRTERRIHPDNLTSNWWHRFILSLKLVTKNKLFTQNKTHDCKIVIKKSVKQNWYEQFLSYFRLSCTRLVKTTPVEMTHVEKETSSSTNIDQVIDAKTKSEKNVTSPVPVSSNVLTTAQERPTPWPIVMVTKPYGKNITESIFSAEKEVDISQYAKRKIFLHTSRQIRGEVDDASLFFLLVACFTCWFLHKAIPSIFRRSTLPHSVAVPDVLPPKKSDPTTITKPVGVTTSVTKKKCRKMLCPPAVVIAVRRTLELELVVAAVEVSPYPNYRTKTCGLKC, encoded by the exons ATGGATCATTGGACTCTACTAAAAGCCATTGTAATATGTTGCGTATTGAATACACCAG AATCATTCCAACTCCATTTGAACTCCACAAATGCTGATCACAAAGAAATCCACCAAAATTGTATTGAATGCGAGAGAGTCACCAGAATAACATTGATGCCTTTGTCTTCCATTTACTTCCATGAAATAcggaaaaacctttttttacctCATGTTTTATCTGATCACAGCAAGCTGGAACTTATCGATTTAAAGGAAACTTGCTTGAAACCAGTATTGACAATGAACATAAAGACACATtctaacaaaataaaacaaaagccagcaaaaagaaaatcaattttttatgtgCGTGGTAACCAGTTTAGAAGATGGTTTTCATATTTGAGCGATCTTGTAGGAGAGTATTTACCTAGCAGGAATAGCATTTGTGTTGAGTGCGTTCGGCGAAAGAAAATAATACCTGTTTCTAAACTAAAACGCACCAAGTATGAAGAGTTCAAACTGCTTCTGTATGGCCCATTTGTGAGAAGAAATACTCATTCGTTAACGTGTCAACTGCCACAAAACGGTAAAATATCTTCAAAATTTGTGCAGCAAAATTACAGTAATGTCAATGAAAACGGTTCCTTTAAGCGTgaggaaaataaaagaaatagtaATTATACTGGCTGGTTTACTGATATTAATAAATACTTTCAAAGTCACCTTTCTAGTAGAAAAGATTCTCAGGAAATTATAGTAGAAACACAAGAAAAGATTACTTCGCAAAGTAGGTTCAGTTTGTTCAAGGATGAAGAGTGGTATTACTGGTTTGGCAGAGTTCTTAGATTAACATGTTTATCGAAAATAGACTACCATCCTCATTTGAAAAAGGAGAAGAAAAGTTTATATCAAAATGAGTCTAGCAATCCAGATGCGAGTAGAAATGATTCTTCGACTTTAAGTCCTATTGCAAGTGCAAATGGAACACTTGAGACTGCACAGATGACGGATGGAGTAAGTAGAGATGTATGGTATGAACATTGGTTTTATCACTTTAATTCTTACTTTAAATCGAAACCTTCTAGAACAGGTGTAAACACATCAGATGTATTAGATGAAGACAAGAGAAGAACTGAAAGACGTATCCATCCTGATAATTTAACATCGAATTGGTGGCATAGATTTATATTATCTTTAAAATTAGTGacgaaaaataaactttttacccAAAATAAAACACATGATTGCAAAATAGTAATCAAAAAATCTGTAAAACAGAATTGGTATGAGCAATTTTTAAGTTACTTCAGACTTTCATGCACACGACTAGTCAAGACAACACCGGTGGAAATGACACATGTAGAAAAAGAAACAAGTTCAAGTACTAATATAGACCAGGTGATTGATGCAAAAACTAAATCTGAGAAAAACGTAACTTCTCCTGTACCAGTTAGCTCCAATGTTTTAACTACAGCACAAGAAAGGCCTACTCCCTGGCCAATTGTTATGGTTACAAAACCTTATGGTAAGAATATCACCGAAAGTATATTCTCTGCTGAAAAAGAAGTCGACATTAGTCAATACGCTAAAAGAAAGATATTTCTACATACAAGCAGACAAATAAGAG GTGAAGTCGATGACGCCAGTTTGTTTTTTCTCCTTGTCGCCTGTTTTACATGCTGGTTTTTACATAAAGCAATCCCATCCATCTTTAGAAG ATCTACCTTACCACACAGTGTAGCAGTTCCAGACGTTCTTCCGCCGAAAAAAAGCGATCCCACAACTATCACGAAACCTGTAGGTGTGACAACGTCAGTCACCAAGAAGAAATGTCGCAAAATGCTTTGCCCACCAGCTGTAGTGATTGCTGTGCGAAGAACATTAGAGTTAGAATTGGTCGTTGCCGCAGTCGAAGTAAGTCCTTATCCAAACTACCGGACGAAAACGTGCGGTTTAAAGTGTTGA
- the LOC130623298 gene encoding splicing factor, suppressor of white-apricot homolog isoform X1 → MSILFDHDEDPTQKRKKRYSQKQRQSSSKETASNYDDLLVFGYHCKLFRDDDAAEDINRGKYLIPWMGNKDLLIDRYDCRGHLYRLEDFDFKHFPGKTTGLSTEEMDIESVCDEERYKDLTQDMIEANILEEEEEKRSHALYDPNTAYQSIGYSYGESNNDGKTLSEYKFDNETYVQYCQYYGYDPDDPNIKAYFQGQGYQYDYERPPPPPTVSTATENADKSKVELEKFEPPEGLEIPDNIEVPETRKMQSIIEKTAFFISKQSGQMEIVLKTKQSGNPQFAFLNFDNYLNPYYKFILGKIKEGVFKPAEEPAKEELKNQKDSENETSDEDDDDGELHPLLQAHRRPVVKKETSPEPVKNTYIPKTKTTGRVEDLAKVYFSTKYTQNETEQEKEESYDQHYNAPSHPSNNNINYDYSPQADQFQYGHQNSYNEPVPPPPQPYMMTQPEIPHMIPPTSPPPRPMQSEMFAPQQQIDQFPPDPRYLQGGMFQHPTALLRPNPPFQQAIPPAQHVFSSSQPVLLPPGVDVPPGVPIGPMQPPGLNLQRPTLPTYQNTPPIVPRQPYVGGIPGPSANQTLPQLAHDVHPKFQPIDDVSLLPPGVEVERNSLEQPSLPPPPPLPPPPSIEEIKKQVLQTPASNTSSHQPSEDQVKHGPTPLEKILEKNTRRYEPSPLLSEILQKRSVNTNQEIVNSDRTEDTSSSSKDVEQGYVLHPDTYNAYNKRLPEETIEYGNSTDNTNDSPSLFYQTEDESLDETQFSVVRKPVLYPTTSKENSPPPIQKTSHAAKTRSKKIKKESSKTQLDSPFDVMQKALKAIQQPVVNTPPQMPTSTKTGEVVPPSSDLQSVIDRLALYVAKNGEEFEAGIKEKNDPRFDFLNPWNIYHNYYLQKKKEDVNEIEKQKKEDEERRKSLKVSFGLKSKVKPAVVAKTKAVAHTAAIFNAHDDDDEEGDSSESKDGFQPKRETEMKKKLQKQIEEKEKLLRQLQEQALLQHKISEVNRQAGRFSQQTLTPQQQAHLKRKLQTDNLKKEDASLKDKRQKKAASFVEMLKQNKFGESASENSTDEDATVDDLLRKRHFKETESSADASGSNKKVSYFLPSNEIQIKNTKCILI, encoded by the exons ATGTCAATACTGTTTGACCATGATGAGGATCCcacacaaaaaagaaagaaaaggtaTTCTCAGAAACAACGTCAGTCGTCAAGTAAAGAAACAGCAAGCAACTATGATGACTTGCTTGTATTTGGATATCATTGTAAACTGTTTCGTGATGATGATGCTGCAGAGGATATAAACAGAGGCAAATATTTAATTCCTTGGATGGGAAACAAAGATCTTTTGATTGACAG ATATGACTGCCGTGGCCATCTTTATCGACTTGAAGATTTTGACTTTAAACATTTCCCAGGAAAGACAACTGGGTTGTCCACGGAGGAGATGGATATTGAAAGTGTTTGTGATGAGGAGCGATACAAGGATTTAACACAAGATATGATAGAGGCTAACATACTGGAAG AGGAGGAAGAGAAACGTAGCCATGCACTTTATGATCCAAACACAGCATATCAAAGTATAGGATATTCATATGGGGAGAGCAATAACGATGGAAAAACATTATCAGAGTACAAGTTTGATAATGAAACATATGTTCAATATTGTCAGTACTATGGCTACGATCCTGATGATCCCAATATTAAAGCATATTTTCAAG GCCAAGGCTATCAATATGACTATGAAAGGCCTCCTCCTCCACCAACTGTATCGACTGCTACAGAAAATGCTGATAAATCTAAAGTTGAGTTAGAAAAATTTGAACCTCCTGAAGGGCTGGAAATACCTGACAATATTGAAGTG ccGGAAACTCGAAAAATGCAATCCATTATTGAGAAGACAGCATTTTTTATTAgcaaacaaagtggacaaatgGAGATCGTCTTAAAAACGAAGCAATCAGGAAATCCTCAGTTCGCGTTTCTTAACTTTGACAATTATTTAAATCCCTACTACAAGTTCATTCTTGGAAAAATTAAGGAAGGTGTATTTAAACCAGCAGAGGAACCAGCTAAAGAAG AATTAAAGAATCAAAAGGATTCTGAAAATGAAACAAgtgatgaagatgatgacgaTGGAGAACTGCACCCTTTGCTTCAAGCACATCGCAGACCTGTCGTGAAAAAGGAAACTTCACCTGAACCAGTAAAAAACACTTACATTCCAAAGACGAAAACAACTGGTAGGGTAGAGGATCTAGCCAAGGTTTACTTCTCAACAAAATATACCCAAAACGAGACAGAACAAGAAAAAGAGGAAAGTTATGATCAGCACTACAATGCACCAAGTCACCCATCAAACAACAATATTAATTATGATTATAGCCCACAAGCAGACCAGTTTCAGTATGGACATCAAAACTCTTATAATGAACCTGTTCCTCCTCCTCCTCAACCATATATGATGACACAACCCGAAATTCCACATATGATACCACCCACGTCACCTCCACCACGTCCCATGCAAAGTGAGATGTTTGCACCACAGCAACAAATTGATCAATTTCCACCAGACCCCAGATATTTGCAGGGAGGAATGTTTCAACATCCAACAGCATTATTGAGACCAAATCCTCCATTTCAACAAGCCATACCTCCAGCTCAACATGTATTTTCTAGTTCACAACCTGTTCTTTTACCACCTGGAGTGGATGTGCCGCCTGGCGTTCCTATAGGTCCGATGCAGCCACCTGGGCTTAACTTGCAAAGACCGACTCTACCAACTTATCAAA ATACACCTCCTATCGTTCCAAGACAACCTTATGTAGGCGGTATACCAGGACCTTCAGCCAATCAAACACTACCTCAACTCGCCCATGACGTACATCCTAAATTTCAACCAATTGATGATGTCAGCTTGTTGCCACCGGGAGTAGAAGTAGAAAGAA ATTCTTTGGAACAACCAAGCCTTCCGCCACCTCCACCTCTACCACCACCGCCAAGCATTGAGGAAATCAAAAAACAGGTTTTGCAAACGCCAGCTTCAAATACTTCATCACATCAACCAAGTGAGGATCAAGTGAAGCATGGCCCTACTCCTTTAGAGAAAATACTCGAGAAAAACACACGTCGATACGAGCCGTCGCCGTTACTGTCGGAGATactacagaagagaagtgttaacACCAATCAAGAAATTGTCAACAGCGATAGAACAGAAGACACGTCGTCGTCTTCTAAAGACGTAGAACAAGGCTATGTCCTTCATCCTGACACTTATAATGCGTACAATAAGAGATTGCCTGAAGAAACTATAGAATATGGTAATTCAACAGACAATACGAATGACTCGCCCTCACTTTTTTACCAAACTGAGGACGAGTCGCTAGATGAGACACAATTTTCTGTTGTTAGAAAACCTGTGTTATACCCTACCACGTCAAAGGAGAACTCGCCGCCACCAATCCAAAAGACTTCACATGCAGCTAAAACTCGCTctaaaaagataaagaaagagAGTTCTAAAACGCAGTTAGACTCTCCTTTTGACGTCATGCAGAAAGCTTTGAAAGCTATCCAACAACCGGTGGTAAATACTCCTCCACAGATGCCTACTTCAACTAAGACTGGGGAAGTGGTTCCGCCCAGTTCCGATTTGCAAAGCGTTATTGATAGACTTGCACTATATGTGGCAAAAAATGGAGAAGAGTTTGAGGCAGggataaaagagaaaaatgatCCGCGCTTCGATTTCTTGAACCCTTGGAATATATACCACAATTATTATCTACAGAAGAAAAAAGAGGATGTGAATGAAAtcgaaaaacaaaagaaagaag ATGAAGAGCGGAGAAAAAGTCTCAAGGTTAGTTTCGGATTAAAAAGCAAAGTGAAGCCGGCAGTAGTAGCAAAGACTAAAGCTGTCGCTCACACTGCTGCTATTTTTAACGCACATGATGACGACGACGAAGAAGGAGATAGTAGCGAAAGTAAAGATGGCTTCCAACCGAAAAGAG AAACAGAAATGAAGAAGAAACTACAAAAGCAAATCGAGGAGAAAGAAAAACTTTTACGTCAACTGCAAGAGCAGGCGTTGCTGCAGCATAAAATTTCTGAAGTGAATCGACAAGCTGGTCGTTTTTCACAACAAACACTCACTCCACAACAACAAGCACATTTGAAACGAAAACTTCAGACAGATAACTTGAAGAAAGAGG ATGCTTCACTCAAGGATAAACGACAAAAGAAGGCTGCATCGTTTGTTGAGATGTTAAAGCAGAACAAATTTGGAGAGAGTGCCAG TGAAAACTCTACCGACGAAGATGCAACTGTTGATGATCTGTTAAGAAAACGACATTTCAAGGAGACAGA AAGCAGTGCTGATGCTTCAGGTAGCAATAAAAAGGTTAGTTATTTCTTACCATCAAACGAGATTCAAATCAAAAATACTAAGTGCATTCTTATTTGA
- the LOC130623298 gene encoding splicing factor, suppressor of white-apricot homolog isoform X2: protein MSILFDHDEDPTQKRKKRYSQKQRQSSSKETASNYDDLLVFGYHCKLFRDDDAAEDINRGKYLIPWMGNKDLLIDRYDCRGHLYRLEDFDFKHFPGKTTGLSTEEMDIESVCDEERYKDLTQDMIEANILEEEEEKRSHALYDPNTAYQSIGYSYGESNNDGKTLSEYKFDNETYVQYCQYYGYDPDDPNIKAYFQGQGYQYDYERPPPPPTVSTATENADKSKVELEKFEPPEGLEIPDNIEVPETRKMQSIIEKTAFFISKQSGQMEIVLKTKQSGNPQFAFLNFDNYLNPYYKFILGKIKEGVFKPAEEPAKEELKNQKDSENETSDEDDDDGELHPLLQAHRRPVVKKETSPEPVKNTYIPKTKTTGRVEDLAKVYFSTKYTQNETEQEKEESYDQHYNAPSHPSNNNINYDYSPQADQFQYGHQNSYNEPVPPPPQPYMMTQPEIPHMIPPTSPPPRPMQSEMFAPQQQIDQFPPDPRYLQGGMFQHPTALLRPNPPFQQAIPPAQHVFSSSQPVLLPPGVDVPPGVPIGPMQPPGLNLQRPTLPTYQNTPPIVPRQPYVGGIPGPSANQTLPQLAHDVHPKFQPIDDVSLLPPGVEVERNSLEQPSLPPPPPLPPPPSIEEIKKQVLQTPASNTSSHQPSEDQVKHGPTPLEKILEKNTRRYEPSPLLSEILQKRSVNTNQEIVNSDRTEDTSSSSKDVEQGYVLHPDTYNAYNKRLPEETIEYGNSTDNTNDSPSLFYQTEDESLDETQFSVVRKPVLYPTTSKENSPPPIQKTSHAAKTRSKKIKKESSKTQLDSPFDVMQKALKAIQQPVVNTPPQMPTSTKTGEVVPPSSDLQSVIDRLALYVAKNGEEFEAGIKEKNDPRFDFLNPWNIYHNYYLQKKKEDVNEIEKQKKEDEERRKSLKVSFGLKSKVKPAVVAKTKAVAHTAAIFNAHDDDDEEGDSSESKDGFQPKRETEMKKKLQKQIEEKEKLLRQLQEQALLQHKISEVNRQAGRFSQQTLTPQQQAHLKRKLQTDNLKKEDASLKDKRQKKAASFVEMLKQNKFGESASENSTDEDATVDDLLRKRHFKETESSADASGSNKKNAFFKAINQAFNNE from the exons ATGTCAATACTGTTTGACCATGATGAGGATCCcacacaaaaaagaaagaaaaggtaTTCTCAGAAACAACGTCAGTCGTCAAGTAAAGAAACAGCAAGCAACTATGATGACTTGCTTGTATTTGGATATCATTGTAAACTGTTTCGTGATGATGATGCTGCAGAGGATATAAACAGAGGCAAATATTTAATTCCTTGGATGGGAAACAAAGATCTTTTGATTGACAG ATATGACTGCCGTGGCCATCTTTATCGACTTGAAGATTTTGACTTTAAACATTTCCCAGGAAAGACAACTGGGTTGTCCACGGAGGAGATGGATATTGAAAGTGTTTGTGATGAGGAGCGATACAAGGATTTAACACAAGATATGATAGAGGCTAACATACTGGAAG AGGAGGAAGAGAAACGTAGCCATGCACTTTATGATCCAAACACAGCATATCAAAGTATAGGATATTCATATGGGGAGAGCAATAACGATGGAAAAACATTATCAGAGTACAAGTTTGATAATGAAACATATGTTCAATATTGTCAGTACTATGGCTACGATCCTGATGATCCCAATATTAAAGCATATTTTCAAG GCCAAGGCTATCAATATGACTATGAAAGGCCTCCTCCTCCACCAACTGTATCGACTGCTACAGAAAATGCTGATAAATCTAAAGTTGAGTTAGAAAAATTTGAACCTCCTGAAGGGCTGGAAATACCTGACAATATTGAAGTG ccGGAAACTCGAAAAATGCAATCCATTATTGAGAAGACAGCATTTTTTATTAgcaaacaaagtggacaaatgGAGATCGTCTTAAAAACGAAGCAATCAGGAAATCCTCAGTTCGCGTTTCTTAACTTTGACAATTATTTAAATCCCTACTACAAGTTCATTCTTGGAAAAATTAAGGAAGGTGTATTTAAACCAGCAGAGGAACCAGCTAAAGAAG AATTAAAGAATCAAAAGGATTCTGAAAATGAAACAAgtgatgaagatgatgacgaTGGAGAACTGCACCCTTTGCTTCAAGCACATCGCAGACCTGTCGTGAAAAAGGAAACTTCACCTGAACCAGTAAAAAACACTTACATTCCAAAGACGAAAACAACTGGTAGGGTAGAGGATCTAGCCAAGGTTTACTTCTCAACAAAATATACCCAAAACGAGACAGAACAAGAAAAAGAGGAAAGTTATGATCAGCACTACAATGCACCAAGTCACCCATCAAACAACAATATTAATTATGATTATAGCCCACAAGCAGACCAGTTTCAGTATGGACATCAAAACTCTTATAATGAACCTGTTCCTCCTCCTCCTCAACCATATATGATGACACAACCCGAAATTCCACATATGATACCACCCACGTCACCTCCACCACGTCCCATGCAAAGTGAGATGTTTGCACCACAGCAACAAATTGATCAATTTCCACCAGACCCCAGATATTTGCAGGGAGGAATGTTTCAACATCCAACAGCATTATTGAGACCAAATCCTCCATTTCAACAAGCCATACCTCCAGCTCAACATGTATTTTCTAGTTCACAACCTGTTCTTTTACCACCTGGAGTGGATGTGCCGCCTGGCGTTCCTATAGGTCCGATGCAGCCACCTGGGCTTAACTTGCAAAGACCGACTCTACCAACTTATCAAA ATACACCTCCTATCGTTCCAAGACAACCTTATGTAGGCGGTATACCAGGACCTTCAGCCAATCAAACACTACCTCAACTCGCCCATGACGTACATCCTAAATTTCAACCAATTGATGATGTCAGCTTGTTGCCACCGGGAGTAGAAGTAGAAAGAA ATTCTTTGGAACAACCAAGCCTTCCGCCACCTCCACCTCTACCACCACCGCCAAGCATTGAGGAAATCAAAAAACAGGTTTTGCAAACGCCAGCTTCAAATACTTCATCACATCAACCAAGTGAGGATCAAGTGAAGCATGGCCCTACTCCTTTAGAGAAAATACTCGAGAAAAACACACGTCGATACGAGCCGTCGCCGTTACTGTCGGAGATactacagaagagaagtgttaacACCAATCAAGAAATTGTCAACAGCGATAGAACAGAAGACACGTCGTCGTCTTCTAAAGACGTAGAACAAGGCTATGTCCTTCATCCTGACACTTATAATGCGTACAATAAGAGATTGCCTGAAGAAACTATAGAATATGGTAATTCAACAGACAATACGAATGACTCGCCCTCACTTTTTTACCAAACTGAGGACGAGTCGCTAGATGAGACACAATTTTCTGTTGTTAGAAAACCTGTGTTATACCCTACCACGTCAAAGGAGAACTCGCCGCCACCAATCCAAAAGACTTCACATGCAGCTAAAACTCGCTctaaaaagataaagaaagagAGTTCTAAAACGCAGTTAGACTCTCCTTTTGACGTCATGCAGAAAGCTTTGAAAGCTATCCAACAACCGGTGGTAAATACTCCTCCACAGATGCCTACTTCAACTAAGACTGGGGAAGTGGTTCCGCCCAGTTCCGATTTGCAAAGCGTTATTGATAGACTTGCACTATATGTGGCAAAAAATGGAGAAGAGTTTGAGGCAGggataaaagagaaaaatgatCCGCGCTTCGATTTCTTGAACCCTTGGAATATATACCACAATTATTATCTACAGAAGAAAAAAGAGGATGTGAATGAAAtcgaaaaacaaaagaaagaag ATGAAGAGCGGAGAAAAAGTCTCAAGGTTAGTTTCGGATTAAAAAGCAAAGTGAAGCCGGCAGTAGTAGCAAAGACTAAAGCTGTCGCTCACACTGCTGCTATTTTTAACGCACATGATGACGACGACGAAGAAGGAGATAGTAGCGAAAGTAAAGATGGCTTCCAACCGAAAAGAG AAACAGAAATGAAGAAGAAACTACAAAAGCAAATCGAGGAGAAAGAAAAACTTTTACGTCAACTGCAAGAGCAGGCGTTGCTGCAGCATAAAATTTCTGAAGTGAATCGACAAGCTGGTCGTTTTTCACAACAAACACTCACTCCACAACAACAAGCACATTTGAAACGAAAACTTCAGACAGATAACTTGAAGAAAGAGG ATGCTTCACTCAAGGATAAACGACAAAAGAAGGCTGCATCGTTTGTTGAGATGTTAAAGCAGAACAAATTTGGAGAGAGTGCCAG TGAAAACTCTACCGACGAAGATGCAACTGTTGATGATCTGTTAAGAAAACGACATTTCAAGGAGACAGA AAGCAGTGCTGATGCTTCAGGTAGCAATAAAAAG AACGCGTTTTTCAAAGCCATCAATCAAGCCTTTAACAACGAGTAG